A window of the Oceanithermus desulfurans genome harbors these coding sequences:
- a CDS encoding SDR family NAD(P)-dependent oxidoreductase, with the protein MLKGKVAVVTGAGSGIGRAIAKRLAREGAKVWVSDLRPEAAEAAVESIRAAGGEAAAFAADVTQRGDLEALADAIYAEAGRADVVVANAGVSTMRPFLELTDEDWDFNFHVNAKGTFYTLQTFARRMKDQPPVAGSELRGKLIAIASMAARQAAPLLAHYSASKFAVLGLVQAAAKELAPHKLTVNAVNPGFVKTSMQEREVQWEAELRGITPEEVTQDYLRQTPLGRLERPEDVAGVVAFLAGPDADFITGEAIEVNGGAWIF; encoded by the coding sequence ATGCTTAAGGGAAAAGTGGCCGTGGTCACGGGTGCGGGGAGCGGCATCGGCCGCGCCATCGCGAAGCGGCTGGCCCGCGAGGGCGCCAAGGTCTGGGTGAGCGACCTGAGGCCCGAGGCCGCCGAGGCCGCCGTCGAGTCCATCCGCGCGGCGGGGGGCGAGGCGGCGGCCTTCGCCGCCGACGTCACCCAGCGGGGCGACCTCGAGGCCCTCGCCGACGCGATCTACGCCGAGGCCGGCCGGGCCGACGTCGTGGTGGCGAACGCCGGGGTGAGCACGATGCGCCCCTTCCTCGAGCTCACCGACGAGGACTGGGACTTCAACTTCCACGTCAACGCCAAGGGCACCTTCTACACCCTGCAGACCTTCGCCCGCCGCATGAAGGACCAGCCCCCGGTGGCGGGGAGCGAGCTACGGGGCAAGCTGATCGCGATCGCCAGCATGGCCGCGCGGCAGGCGGCCCCGCTCCTCGCCCATTACTCGGCCTCGAAGTTCGCCGTCCTCGGCCTGGTGCAGGCCGCGGCAAAGGAACTCGCGCCCCATAAGCTCACCGTGAACGCGGTCAACCCCGGCTTCGTCAAGACCTCGATGCAGGAACGCGAGGTCCAGTGGGAAGCCGAGCTGAGGGGAATCACCCCCGAGGAGGTGACCCAGGACTACCTCCGGCAGACGCCGCTGGGCCGGCTCGAGCGACCTGAAGACGTCGCCGGGGTCGTGGCCTTCCTGGCCGGTCCCGACGCCGACTTCATCACCGGCGAGGCCATCGAGGTGAACGGCGGGGCCTGGATCTTCTAG
- a CDS encoding FGGY-family carbohydrate kinase — protein sequence MSVVGIDVGTTAVKALLLDEEARVVAEASHPHDLKSPRPGWAEEDPADWWKGVQAALGALAGQAPLADVGMAAVSGMVPALVLLDEAGRVLRPSIQQNDARHTEEIAWFRERFPEDWLFGHAGATWNQQVIPPKLLWIQRHEPEAFARIRRIAGSYEYVTGRLGGPEYLEANWALESGLWSERERRWLVELLDALELDPGVLRPVRFPGEVVGEVASSEVPLPLGTPLAAGSADHIAAALAAGLLAEGEAVLKFGGAGDFLYVSSAFAPLKELFIDHHDVPGRYVINGCMATSGSLVKWFRDRFAPGTTYAELDTEAERVPAGSEGVVLLPYFLGEKTPIHDPKARGTVLGLTLSHGPAHLYRAILEGVAYAFRHHVEVLEAHGHAIERFYVMDGGARSPLWRKITASVLGRPVVHLASGHAGSAFGTAFLAGVNAGFWSFERIKALATPAGTTEPDPAWARVYDALYGVYRETYERLKVLYPRLEVHDA from the coding sequence GTGAGCGTAGTCGGGATCGACGTCGGCACCACCGCGGTCAAGGCCCTCCTCCTCGACGAGGAGGCCCGGGTCGTCGCCGAGGCGAGCCACCCCCACGACCTGAAGAGCCCGCGGCCGGGCTGGGCCGAGGAGGACCCCGCAGACTGGTGGAAGGGCGTCCAGGCCGCGCTCGGCGCCCTGGCCGGGCAGGCCCCGCTCGCCGACGTAGGGATGGCCGCGGTCTCGGGGATGGTCCCGGCGCTCGTTCTGCTGGACGAGGCGGGGCGGGTGCTCCGGCCCTCGATCCAGCAAAACGACGCGCGCCACACCGAGGAGATCGCCTGGTTCCGGGAACGCTTCCCCGAGGATTGGCTCTTCGGTCACGCCGGCGCGACCTGGAACCAGCAGGTCATTCCCCCGAAGCTGCTCTGGATCCAGCGCCACGAACCCGAGGCCTTCGCCCGCATCCGCCGGATCGCGGGCTCCTACGAGTACGTCACCGGGCGGCTCGGCGGCCCGGAGTACCTCGAGGCCAACTGGGCGCTGGAGAGCGGGCTTTGGAGCGAGCGGGAGCGGCGCTGGCTGGTCGAGCTGCTCGACGCGCTCGAGCTCGACCCCGGCGTGCTCCGCCCCGTGCGCTTCCCGGGTGAGGTCGTGGGCGAGGTGGCCTCGTCCGAGGTCCCCCTGCCCCTGGGCACGCCGCTCGCCGCCGGCAGCGCCGACCACATCGCCGCCGCGCTCGCCGCCGGGCTCCTCGCGGAGGGGGAAGCCGTCCTCAAGTTCGGCGGCGCCGGCGACTTCCTCTACGTCTCGAGCGCCTTCGCCCCCTTAAAAGAACTTTTCATCGACCACCACGACGTCCCCGGTCGCTACGTGATCAACGGCTGCATGGCGACCTCGGGCTCGCTCGTCAAGTGGTTCCGTGACCGCTTCGCCCCCGGCACAACCTACGCCGAGCTCGACACCGAGGCCGAGCGCGTCCCCGCCGGGAGCGAGGGCGTGGTGCTCCTGCCCTACTTCCTGGGGGAGAAGACACCGATCCACGACCCCAAGGCGCGGGGCACGGTCCTCGGGCTCACGCTGTCCCACGGCCCCGCCCATCTCTACCGGGCGATCCTCGAGGGCGTCGCCTACGCCTTCCGCCACCACGTCGAGGTGCTCGAGGCCCACGGCCACGCCATCGAGCGGTTCTACGTCATGGACGGGGGCGCCAGGAGCCCGCTCTGGCGCAAGATCACCGCGAGCGTCCTCGGCCGTCCCGTCGTCCACCTCGCCAGCGGCCACGCGGGCAGCGCCTTCGGCACCGCGTTCCTCGCGGGGGTGAACGCCGGGTTCTGGTCTTTTGAACGTATTAAGGCGCTGGCCACCCCAGCGGGCACGACCGAGCCCGATCCCGCCTGGGCCCGGGTCTACGACGCCCTCTACGGGGTCTACCGCGAGACCTACGAACGGCTCAAAGTCCTCTACCCGAGGTTGGAGGTGCACGATGCTTAA